The nucleotide window ttgattgattgattgatataAAGACATAAAAGAGAGTTCAAATGAATCTCAGAACCAATCATAAGATCAAATGTCTTTTATTGTTCTTTCCGCTTCTGCCCTTTTTGGTTTATATCAAAATCTTTACATGTTACAACTTACTGCGTAGTTTTGTGTTCTCAGTGTCTTACTATTCAAGATTGACGTTTAGATCAAACTCGACAGCTTGATCtctgttttaagtaaaatctTTCAAAGTCTGAGACGTTCAATGCAGTTAAAAGCAGCAAAAGAAAATACAGTAGATTGGTTAGAAGACGCATCAATTGATAGGTGATATTAAAAGAAATCAACGGAACAACATCAATTGCACATTCAACGTATTACCAAATCCATACACTCCCAATACATAAACTTGCTAAATTCAACAACTTCGGTAGCCCTTGGAAATGTGGCACGTTGTGTAGTTgtatgctgtaaagtttaaacATATCACCAGAAAATCAGTTTATTTGTGAGGTGATAAGATGAAGCGGTTTGTATTGAACTTTAGTTCTTCAACGCTTGTAACGTAACACGGCGGCAGGCGCAGTTAATCTCATTGCCAGCTTTACTACAAAAGCTTGGCCGGTGCGAAGACttaggaaaaaagttgttaggcggCTGCTGGCTATTTATAGGCGGACAGTCCGGTGGTTATAGCTGGATTGAGCATCGTTTCTCACGGTGTTCAGGTATAATAAGTTCATGAGAAAAAGTCGTAGGTTAAAAGCGCTGTAGTGGTAATCAACGGTCTTCAGACCTATGCTTGCATTGATTCAAAAGCTTTGACAGAAGCCATAAGGGTTGGGAGTTACTCATATACTTAGAACAAACACAAGAGCTAAAACAGTAAAAGCAGCGCATTTTTATGCGTAACTTGGCATTAATGTAGAGAAAACGTGTACCCCAGTACCTGCAACGAAACGCTAGATGGGAAGTTTAGATTTTTCTGGACAGAATGACTTAATATGTGAACTTAGATTTACAGAAAGGtttgtaaaaacaataacCAAAAGTTAAACGTACTAACAGCTGAGTAAATCTTTTTGGCAATTAATCCAATAAAAATACACAGCGAATACAGTGGTATGAGATTATTGTTTTAGTGTCTCTTTTGCTCAAGCGgctgctttttgtttttattacaaaagaTTAGGCCGCTACTGGTCATAATCACTAACCGTCTCAGGAGCAATCTAATTGTTAGAACAGACACAATGGACTGGGCCAAGACCTGACACAAATTAagaatttttttctctttgcaAAGTTCTCTTTTAACCGGTTTATCGTTTTGCAGCTGTCGACATTTGTTTAGTACCTCCAGTTGCTGGTAAAAGAGTCTGGTAACCATTGAAATTTTGAGAGTGAGCAATTTTAATACTCAGCAAACATGAAGTTTAATACAGAGCCAATGAAGAGAATGGTGAGcactgaaaataaattgtttttttaactaCGTAGAATTGCAACAAGCTTTAATAGATCTAATTTATTGAttttcaaaactaaaacatttgtattttattattttatcagaaTCGATAAACCATAATTGCCTAAAACTATTTTCTTTAAGGTTGCTGTATTGCTTGTTGTCGTAACTCGTTTAAGCAATGAAATTTATGGCACTATGCGACCTCATAAGCGACTACGATGTTGTGatctttttatattttgttacttTACTTGCCCTCCATTAACTGGTTATGATTTTTTGACAGAGTGTTGCGGACTTGCAACGGCTCGAGCAAAACCTCAGCACTTGGTTCCATATGCAAGAACGGCAGACAAACATTGCAGCAGCCGCACTTGGCCTGGGACGACCATCCATGTGCTTTAAACCCAACTTGGCGTGCACCAAGGCTACAAAACTGGTATTAGAAAGACATTCAAAAGCGGTGTTTGATTGTTCTTCTCCAAGAAAGAGTCTTTGCAACGTTCTGAAGCCGCTCGCGCCCAAAGCAGAAGTTAACGGTGACAAACCGAGGTTTGTGAAACTTACAGATTTATTGGATGGAATGAACAGGAACAAGGAACCGAAGTCTCCGCGACGTCCGTTTCTCCGTCCGCGTGTTATCATCAGCCGTTCCGCCAGCAAAAACATTCGTGATACCGGCAATAAAAATGTTCCAAATAACTCTTTGCCTAAGTGCGAATTTTCTTCTTCGATGATCTTTTCCCCTCTACCCCTAGCTCCTCCATCGCCACTGTTAGAGGCAAACTCACACCCTCGGTGCAAGCTGCAAAAAGCGGTAAAAAGCGGATTGGAGAACAGGAGCTCTTCATCTGGAAGCCAGCTTGGATTCCCTAATATGGTTCACATGAAGGACAATGCTCAACATGCGGCTTCCAAATCAACTTCTATCGGCTCCCCGATAAAGAAGCATCGTTTTAAGCGATCCCGATCCTTGTGGAAATCAGTTACTCTTCGAGAGCACCAAAAGAAATGCGAGGAAAGGGTCCGAGCTCTGCAAAGTCAGGCCAATCTTCTTCAGAGGAAGAAAGCCATTTTATCTTCTTTctcaaaacaataaataaacaaataagcATACTTGAGACAATATAGCcttaaatgatttatttttttatttggaatTATTTTTGCATGAATGTTCATTATTCATTTATTCTGTTTGTTTCAGCTTTTGTGTATTTCTTACTTTGAGCGTTCAAACTTCATttgttgcttttaataaattatttggaaaaaaccgaagaaattttattgatgcGCGTAAAGCCATGACACACTCTTGATAAGTGAAAATGTATTGTAGTATTTGTACTACAAAGAAACGGTTCTGAACAAAAGATTAAGCCTTTTACAGCCAGTACATAAACCGTCTCACTATAGGTCGTGCGATTTACCACGAGTAGCAAAAAAGACTTTTTTGATTAACCTATATTTGCAAATGCGACGCAAGCTGTCGAGCGAAATGTTCAGCGAACCGAACAGACAATAATTAAGAAAAAGAGAATCGGCCGAAAATGCTGTAATTATGCATGTCCCAACGCTCTTGCAGTGAATTCCCTATAGGTCGCTCGGAAAATATAATCTGCCAGTTTATAtggaaaagaaactaagaatTGCATGACAGATGACTGCATTTCACCGTAAGCAGGTCATGCGGATAATTGTATGTAGGCGGTTAAGTTAGAAGGAATGATGGATAAAAAGTTAGTTTCAtagttattttaattttaagaacAAGATAAAGTTGGGTAGGGTTACAGTTTACACTATTGTTATAACTTTCTAGTTAAAAGTTCGCAATAAACCATAAAAATAGCGCGGAActggaaaaaaaataaacggtACGGTATGCATTGTCTTCAAGTGAAAGTAGAAAGCTAAGAGGTAAAATGGTCCTTAACGTgcgtttttttctttcttcaaaaCAAAGTAGAAGATCATGTTCTTGACTATATCAGCGATTTGCACTCGTTTAACATGAATATGACAAAACGCCCTCAGGATATTTGGTCGTAATTCAAAACGAAGTTCTTAAAATGGGAGCATGCTGTAATATAGTATAGGGGGCATTTAAAGCATTCATATATAAAGTTCTCAAGTATTTCTTGTATTATATATACCAGTTATCGTGATGAATTGTTGCATTTACGATGTTAAATAAGCTTGGAATGGACAatccatttttttgttaaaagataaaactgtACATAAACAATTTAGGTCAATCATATAATTAAACTGAATGTTATTCAAACCAGTCATTCAAATGTTTCAGGGTCGACGTTGCTAacacatttcaaaatatttttgttgaactTCAGTTATAAATCTGACCAAGCTGCTACCAAAGAACACTCCACTGTAAAGCATATCAGATTAGAAACATGCTAGAAACCGACGTGTAAAGAATTAATTTACTGCAATGAACACAAACATAAAACACCTTCCTGATAGTGACCGATCCCCATTTGACCTATATACAACGATCGTAAATAATTATGAACTGGCGCCATCAAGACTCAATATATTCAATATATCGATTTCGCAAACTTAAAATCaaacacaacaaaagaaaacgaTAAAGAAAAGGAACCATAAGCACAGGTGCGGTAACCTTAACAAATCTGCATTTGTTAGAGGTCGGCATGGAATTTCTTGATAAGTTCATAGTTTACTGTATTTTATAGTTCCTGGTGATTTCACCATATTTCTTTCCCATCGGGCCCAAGGCGAAAATGTGACGTAATGTGATGTTCATACAATGGTTACGTCAAACCCTAAAAAACTATGATTCCCAATCAGGAAGCAGCAACATTATGATGGTGGatgaatataaaaatttttcattcgttttatgaatttttaaaaaagccatttaaGACTTTGCACTTAAGTGTTGAGTTTGAACATTAGAGGCTAGATTCTCGCTGGAGTAATGGAAGACAGTCAGATCTTTACCGTTGAAACGTATATGTACTTTGTTTCTTAAGCGATTTGTCATCATGTAAACCTTAATAGAACTGTGCGCTCCAGGAGGCAAAACCTAAAAGCCACGTTTCCAACGTCCTTAAAAAGACTTCTGGGCATTCTGGCATATTTGATATTAGTTTCGTTCGAGCGCTGGTAAATTTTCAGTACCAATGCTTTTGCAGGTGAcagcatataggcctataaagTTTCTGtttgaactttgaaaacgatcgAAGCAGATATTTTGGCCGTCAGTTGGGAGCGAAAAGAACACGCAGCAGTACCgtttgaaagttaaaaaagtgtATGCCTATACGATAATTCGTATAATTGTAATGTGTTTgtagattttttaaacataattcAGTATTAATGCAACAAATGAATACTTGTCTTATGACTTTTCAAATATTAACGGACACGTTTTGGCTTTTATCaacataatttattaaaatttccaaccaacataaatcaaataaacaCAACCCGATTAATATATAAATGAATGAATATATAAACTGcgtaaaacataaaatgtctagtacaaaaatattttacaaaaaataccaaAGACATTATAATGGCCAATAATAATCAATGCACTTCGACATTCGAAATGTGGATGATGAAAGGTTAAAGACAGAACTTCTAGAATTTTCTACTTGTTGAAATAACATAAGTTGGATTTCCAGGTTCTTGACCCTCTCCTCGGTTTTCTTCTGATGTTGATTTTGCAAGGTCTTCTTTCTCAATGAGCGAGAGCCCTTGTGTCTGCGTTTGTTTCTGCGCTTTATTTTCTGGGCGTTGGTGGGAGACGATCTGGAGATCGGTGAAGGAACACGAGATTTGACTGAACTATCAAGTTTGACGGCTGGTTGAAGTTCAGAAGTATcctgtaaaaaataacaactaaTGAACGGCTTCAATgctaataaattaaatttatgatCTAACTAATATAATCGAAGTTATTGTTGTTCATGAAACTTATTTAAAAGATAGAAAATAAATCTATCattaatcaataaaacttttatgtggtttagaagaaaattatttttggtgCTCACCATATTTGCAATTGGCTCGGTTTTGAAGTTCACTTTTAAATCGGATTGGCAGAATTCTTTCACCAAATGCAGATATAGCTTATAGAAACAAAATGACAACAGCTGTAAAGAATACTTCAACCAATTAAAAAGTTcacagcaaaaacaaattacaaaagcATTCCTAGTCTGACAATATTGTTTCAACAGTTAGATGACGTGTGAGGCGGTTTCTGATTTGTCACTACGGCTGAATCTTTCCTAATCAAAAAAATCAGCGGTCAAATGCAGTAACGCACATAGGACACACGCGGAAACAATAATCTGAATCCACTGTCACTAGATGTGTTTTATTGCTGAAACAGACTCAACTAACAGCTTTTAAACCTTTCGGAAAACCAAATTATGCGTTTAAACTACCTGTTTCTatagaaatattatttttctaAGTTTACGAAT belongs to Clavelina lepadiformis chromosome 6, kaClaLepa1.1, whole genome shotgun sequence and includes:
- the LOC143462673 gene encoding uncharacterized protein LOC143462673, translated to MKFNTEPMKRMSVADLQRLEQNLSTWFHMQERQTNIAAAALGLGRPSMCFKPNLACTKATKLVLERHSKAVFDCSSPRKSLCNVLKPLAPKAEVNGDKPRFVKLTDLLDGMNRNKEPKSPRRPFLRPRVIISRSASKNIRDTGNKNVPNNSLPKCEFSSSMIFSPLPLAPPSPLLEANSHPRCKLQKAVKSGLENRSSSSGSQLGFPNMVHMKDNAQHAASKSTSIGSPIKKHRFKRSRSLWKSVTLREHQKKCEERVRALQSQANLLQRKKAILSSFSKQ